The following are encoded together in the Streptomyces sp. NBC_01465 genome:
- a CDS encoding LemA family protein, with protein MGVIVGAVVVVLVVVAVWWVVRTYNRLVRLRNQTQASWAQIDVQLKRRHELIPNLVESARGYAAHERTTFEAVTAARGAAVSGDLGVTDKAAAEDALTATLGKLFALGESYPELKADHHFSTVQAELRSAEDKIAYARQFYNSAVQSYHTALESFPGNVVSGMGGAHSRREYFEAAGVPQDAPQVRFA; from the coding sequence GTGGGTGTCATCGTGGGTGCAGTTGTCGTGGTGCTGGTCGTCGTGGCCGTGTGGTGGGTCGTACGGACCTACAACCGGCTCGTCCGGCTCCGGAACCAGACGCAGGCTTCGTGGGCGCAGATCGATGTGCAGCTGAAGCGACGGCATGAGCTGATACCGAACCTCGTCGAGAGCGCGCGCGGGTACGCCGCGCACGAGCGCACCACCTTCGAGGCGGTCACCGCCGCGCGCGGGGCGGCCGTGAGCGGCGATCTCGGAGTGACGGACAAGGCGGCCGCAGAGGACGCGCTCACCGCGACGCTGGGCAAGCTCTTCGCGCTCGGCGAGAGCTACCCGGAGCTCAAGGCCGACCACCACTTCAGCACGGTGCAGGCCGAGTTGAGGTCGGCGGAGGACAAGATCGCGTACGCGCGGCAGTTCTACAACAGCGCCGTGCAGAGCTACCACACCGCCCTGGAGAGCTTCCCGGGGAACGTCGTGTCGGGAATGGGCGGCGCGCACAGCCGCCGGGAGTACTTCGAGGCCGCCGGCGTGCCGCAGGACGCCCCCCAGGTGAGATTCGCGTGA
- a CDS encoding lysophospholipid acyltransferase family protein: MSRLALIKAVLGPVMRLMFRPRVEGAENIPGTGPVILAGNHLTFIDSMIMPICLDRQVFFIGKDEYVTGKGLKGRLMAWFFTGVGMIPVDRDGGRGGVAALMTGRQVLDDGKIFSIYPEGTRSPDGRLYRGRTGIARLTLMTGAPVVPFAMIGTDKIQPGGAGVPRPGKVTVRFGEPMEFSRYEGMDRDRYVLRAVTDSVMAEVMRLSGQEYVDMYATKAKAA; this comes from the coding sequence TTGTCCCGTCTCGCGCTCATCAAGGCAGTGCTCGGACCGGTCATGCGCCTGATGTTCCGCCCGCGCGTGGAGGGTGCCGAGAACATTCCGGGGACGGGTCCGGTGATCCTCGCGGGCAACCATCTCACCTTCATCGACTCGATGATCATGCCGATCTGCCTGGACCGCCAGGTCTTCTTCATCGGCAAGGACGAGTACGTCACGGGCAAGGGGCTCAAGGGCCGGCTGATGGCCTGGTTCTTCACCGGCGTCGGCATGATCCCGGTCGACCGCGACGGCGGCCGCGGCGGTGTCGCGGCGCTGATGACCGGCCGCCAGGTGCTCGACGACGGCAAGATCTTCTCGATCTACCCGGAGGGCACCCGCTCCCCCGACGGCCGCCTCTACCGCGGCCGCACCGGCATCGCGCGCCTGACCCTGATGACGGGCGCCCCGGTCGTGCCGTTCGCGATGATCGGTACGGACAAGATCCAGCCGGGCGGCGCCGGTGTCCCGCGCCCCGGCAAGGTCACGGTCCGATTCGGCGAGCCGATGGAGTTCTCGCGCTACGAGGGCATGGACCGCGACCGTTATGTCCTGCGCGCGGTGACGGACTCGGTGATGGCCGAGGTCATGCGGCTCTCCGGCCAGGAGTACGTCGACATGTACGCCACCAAGGCCAAGGCCGCCTGA